The DNA region CACGTCAcgtctctcttcctccacccaaTTCCACCAAGACACCATCGCATCTCTTTTGTGAGCCAGACATACTCGGTTGAAAAACAGTTGCGGGAGAATAGCCGTCGGCTCACAGGTACGTACCATACATACGCAACGGTCTTACTCTCAATTCCGTTGTCGGCGCAACACTTGGAACAAGAAATTCATCATGTCGTACTCGGGTCCTCCAGGTCTCCCAAAGTCGGCGTCGCACCCTTCGCTGCCCCCGCGCCCTCCGACTACCAAGCTCCCCGGTGGCTTCAAGCCTGCCTTCTCGGCCGCCCCGACACATCCGCCGGCTCCCTCAGTCCCCGGTTACTCAGCGCCGCCCTCATACCCAGGCTACGGCGCCGCTGCCGTACCCGGCTATGGCGCGCCCCCTTCAGCAGCGCCCTACGTGGGCAACCCATCAACTCCCTCCGTAGGAGCTGGATATGGTCAACCAGGAACATACAACTATCAACAACAAAGCTACCCGCAAGCGCCAGTCGCACAAGCAGCCTCGAGCTACTATGGCGCCCCCGCTACCAACAGCTATGCCACACCTCCCCAAATTCGGAACCCCTTCGCCGCCCCTGTAGCAGCCTCTGCCGGCCCCGCGGGTGACTATGATCCAGAAATGGCGGCTCAGATAGCGCAATGGCAAAGCGCCTACATGCCAAAAGATCCATCAGACCCGGCAAACAAGACTGCTGACAAGGGCACAAATGGACAAGCAACAGCCGATACAACCGACCCCAACGTCGGTGAGGACGGGAccgacaaaaagaaaacggtATAccgagaaggcggcggcaaaAAATGGCAAGACGACACTCTTCTCGAATGGGACCCTACCCATCTACGTCTTTTTGTCGGTAATCTGGCTGGTGAAACTACAGATGACTCTTTACTGAAAGCTTTTTCCCGGTGGAAGAGCGTACAAAAAGCCAAGGTTGTCCGTGATAAGCGAACGACGAAGAGCAAGGGTTTTGGCTTTGTGAGTTTTAGCGACGCAGACGACTTCTTCCAGGCAGCCAAGGAGATGAACGGCAAGTATATCCAGAGTCATCCTGTGGTTGTGCGCAAAGCGAAGACAGAGATCAAGCCGCAGGCTGTCAAGGATGATAGGAAGGGGAAGCATCAGCATAAGAGGGGTAATGGGGGAAATAAGGCTGggaatgggatgggagggcAGGAGAAGGGCGCTGGGGCTTACGAGCCGCATCTTGGCCCTGTggctgggggtgggattGTGAAGCCGGGGCAGAAGACGAAGGGAGGTTTAAAGTTGCTTGGTTGAGTGGAAGTATTGGCATTGTTTTCAGCATTGTTTGAGCCTATCATTTGGTCGTTCAGAAGTGTGCTTGGATATTGGATGCTACAAGTGTATTGCTATGAGATGCAATTAGCCGCTGTGTATAGATTCTCATTTGGTAGATAGATGTGGGTTTCCATGGGTGCCTAGGTTGGTTTTGCTATCATAACAAGTAAAAATTCACTGATGTATCATCTTGACGAAGAATTTATGTTTTGTATTCTGCCATTTTACGCCTCCTATGCTGCTATGCTATGTATGATGTGTGTTGTCTGGTAATGATAATGTACGCCTTGCCCGCCTATCTGTCTGTCCGTA from Podospora pseudoanserina strain CBS 124.78 chromosome 1, whole genome shotgun sequence includes:
- a CDS encoding hypothetical protein (EggNog:ENOG503NV9Q; COG:A); amino-acid sequence: MSYSGPPGLPKSASHPSLPPRPPTTKLPGGFKPAFSAAPTHPPAPSVPGYSAPPSYPGYGAAAVPGYGAPPSAAPYVGNPSTPSVGAGYGQPGTYNYQQQSYPQAPVAQAASSYYGAPATNSYATPPQIRNPFAAPVAASAGPAGDYDPEMAAQIAQWQSAYMPKDPSDPANKTADKGTNGQATADTTDPNVGEDGTDKKKTVYREGGGKKWQDDTLLEWDPTHLRLFVGNLAGETTDDSLLKAFSRWKSVQKAKVVRDKRTTKSKGFGFVSFSDADDFFQAAKEMNGKYIQSHPVVVRKAKTEIKPQAVKDDRKGKHQHKRGNGGNKAGNGMGGQEKGAGAYEPHLGPVAGGGIVKPGQKTKGGLKLLG